The sequence below is a genomic window from Cygnus olor isolate bCygOlo1 chromosome 7, bCygOlo1.pri.v2, whole genome shotgun sequence.
CAAGGAGAACCGGGTGGGTGGCACCGGGACCACCGGGGGGGGGGTTACCGGGACCGGGAGGGCACCAGGAGCCCCCGCCCCCGCGGCACGGGGGGCAGAGGCGTGGGTAACGGCGGTCGGGAAGGATTTGAGGGTTTCCTCCGGCCTGGgtgggctgcgggggctgcgcgTACCCCGATGAATCCCCCCCCGCATCGTTACGGGGAAGGGCTGTGCCCAGGATTTGTCGCAGCCGTTTTTTAACggttgccccccccccccccccccccccccccaggaatCTGGAGTCAGGTAGCAGCCGGCCCTCCTGGTAACGAGCAACTTTTAGGCTAGCTGGGAATCTTTGCGCCATgaattaataggaaaaaaaaaaaaaaaaacactccagaataggggaaagaaaaaaaaagactaggaaaaaaaatggagcctAAAGTTATAGGTGTCAGGTTGGGTCTGGTTGCTGAAGAGCCCTGAAGGAGGGGGTTTTCCCGGTGGGGTGACCCAGGAATCACGCCTCGGGTCCCCTCGTTGGGTGCCCGTGCCGCGTGTGCTCACGGCCAGGCCCCCCCTGTTTCAGATCGGCAGCGTGCAGTCCCTGGGCGGGACGGGCGCCCTGCGCATCGGCGCGGAGTTCCTGCGGCGGTGGTACAACGGCACCAACAACACGGCCACCCCGGTCTACGTCTCCTCGCCAACCTGGGGTGAGTGCCGCCTCCACGCGGGTCGATGCCCAAGAGAGGCACGGCGGGGTTCCTCGGGGTGAGGGAAAGCCTCTCTGGGTGCAGGAATTGTCTCTGTATTTTGGGGAATTTAGGGACGTACCCGGGTTGGGGTAGGTGGCTTGCAGAGAGGTGGAGTTCGCTCTTCTGAAGCATGATTACTTTCCCCAGAGAACCACAACTCTGTGTTTCTGGATGCTGGCTTTAAAGACATCAGAACCTACCGCTACTGGGATGCCGCCAAGAGGGGCCTGGACCTCCAGGGGCTGCTGGATGACATGGAGGTGAGGAAACCTGGCGCGGGGTGGGCTGAGCGTGGTCCTGTGCCTGGCAGAGCATCTCTGCTAAAAGCCCTGCTGGTTCCCAGAGCAGCTCGCAGTCCTCCTGCGCTGTGGGTGCTGAGCCTTGTCAGTGCACCTGACCGAAACCCGCTCTCTCGCCAGAAAGCCCCGGAGTTCTCCATCTTCATCCTCCACGCCTGCGCGCACAACCCGACGGGCACAGACCCTACTCCAGACCAGTGGAAGCAGATTGCTGCCGTTATGAAGGTATGGGCTCCCGGTGGGGCTACAGCCGTGCCGAGGGGACGGGTTGCTCTTGAGCCAGCCGGAGGACTTGCATCCAAAACTGGGCTCTAGGGAATGGCACGAGAtgtggcaggggctggaggagtCCCATGGGGCAGGTGTTGAAGGGAGAGGCTGACGGGATGCTGCTCATCTGTGCTGTGAGGATAGAGGGCTCGGAGGATGGAAGCATCCCAGTTCTGCTCGCGCCTCCAAGTTTCTACGTCCAAACTCAGTGGAATGGGCTGTGTTGAGGCTTTTCACGCTGGGAAGATTCTCCAGGGGCACCTGCTTTTCACAGGTGCTGGACATTAGGGTATAAGACAGTATATATTTTGTGCCCTACCTCATCCTTCAGAGTGGAGTTTTCTCCTGCATTTGACCTCTTCTTTGCCACTTTAGTCTTCGTTGTCTTTTGCCCctagtaaaaagaaaacccaccagTCTGGTGTTGCTGGGCCATGCTTCTTTTTGTATTCCCCCAGAAGCTCAGTGGTCATTTGTCCCCCAATGGGGACAGCGGGGGGTGAAGTGAAAGCTGTGGGGAAGGGGTTACCCTCTAACACTGTTCCTCCTTCCAGCGCCGGTTCCTGTTTCCGTTCTTCGACTCGGCGTACCAAGGTTTTGCCTCTGGCAGCCTGGACAAGGATGCCTGGGCTGTGCGATACTTTGTCTCCGAGGGCTTTGAGCTCTTCTGTGCACAGTCGTTTTCCAAGAACTTTGGTCTCTACAGTGAGTGTCCGGCAGTAAGCTGGCCACACCCAGACAGATGGGGCTGGCGTGCGGGGTTGGGAAAGGGGTTGGGGGGAGAGCTCTGCTTTGCAGCGACGCGCGGGGCCGATGGCTCACGTCTCTTGGCTCGTCCGCAGATGAACGCGTGGGGAACCTGACCGTGGTGGGGAAAGACGCGGACAACGTGCAGCGTGTGCTTTCCCAGATGGAGAAGATCGTGCGCAccacctggtccaaccctccCTCCCAGGGAGCGCGCATCGTGGCGACTACGCTTACGTCCCCGCAGCTCTTTGCCGAGTGGTAGGTGTCACcagtgggagagggaagggggaagccGTCCCCGTGAGTGTCAGGCTCCAAACCAGCTAGGTGCCCGCCCTCACGCTCTgcttcctgcctgctgcaggaaggagaacGTGAAGACGATGGCAGATCGGGTCTTGCTGATGCGCTCGGAGCTCCGGTCTCGCCTGGAGTCCCTGGGGACCCCGGGCACCTGGAACCACATCACGGACCAGATTGGCATGTTCAGCTTCACGGGGTTGAACCGTAAGTACAAAGTGCCCTGGTGCTGCCgtagggaggggaaaggaggattGGGAGAGGAAAGTGGTAGCAAGGGTGAAATGGGCTGAAGCAGGCCAGGCAGGGATCTCTTGGGGACCTTGCTGGAGTCCTGGTATCACTGCCTCCATAGCAGGGCAGGGCTGAAACACCAGCATTTTAGTGGCCAGTGCTGGAAGTCTTCTGCCTGTTGTGGAAGATTTAAGCAGCCCTGACTGTTTTTAGAGGCTTTTCTGAGCTGTGGGGTTGCTGCTCTGACCTGATGTCCATTTCCTTCTCCAGCTAAACAGGTGGAGTACATGATCAAGGAAAAACACATCTACCTGATGGCTAGCGGGCGCATCAACATGTGTGGCCTGACTACCAAGAACCTGGACTATGTGGCCAAGTCCATCCATGAAGCTGTCACAAAAATCCAATGAAGCACAGGAACAACCAAACTTACATGAAGTCACCAAAGCTGTAGTGTGTAGTCCGTGTATTTCCGTGCTCAGAGCTTGCCTTGTCCACACCTCTTGGGGTTTAATAAAGATGGGAGCAGTAGCTCAATCAGGGATaatcatgactttttttttttttttttctgaaatactccTTGCAATATGGtaagccactgccccaggagGTGAGGGCAGCATGAGCTGCCTTGGCTCTCATTTGACTGACAGTAGCCTGGTCTTCAGGCACTTAGAGCTGCATCTTTAGCACATCCAAATCAACTCCATGTAACTGATTGTTTTGATCTAGGCTAAGGCCAGTGCCAGTGCAATGCGCTATGGGATAACAGCCCAAACAGTTGGGCTCATACGGGTTGTGAATTAATGTTACTCAATAGTATTTTGTGGAGGGGCAAGGCCGTTGCTGGCTTTCCCCTACCAATTTCTGAGCCTTACGCGAGCAAACATTCATAATTGTAATAACTGCTTTGTGTTGCTGACGGAAAATTAAACCTCCATCTCTGAACACTACCCCTGGCTTGTGTGATGTCTTCCCAGTAGGAAAGGACCCAGCAGGTCACTGCTGGAGGAAGGGCCCACGCTGCAGAGCTGTACCACTTTGCACAGGAAGGCTCAGCACTGAAGGTCCTCTGTACCCTGCTGCTTTCAGGCCATGTTAGCCTCTTTCAGGCTGAGGTTAAAGTCTTAGCATCTTACTTTGTCCACTCTGTCTCACGCCTTGTGTTTCAGgggttttcctttctccttgcagTGTGTCGTATCTCTGATGATCACAGTTGCTGCTTAATGGAGCACAGCCCTATTGGAAGAGTAGTTTGGAGCTCCCTGTGACCGCACGTGAAGCTGACCGGTTTCTCGCGTCCGTCttgttccttcctctttctgacACTGCTGTGCTTCCTCGCTGGATGCTCACGTGTTACCCCACCATCTGGCTGTCTCTCCCTggcccagagctgctggcctGTGGATCCTTCCTGCTTCCCCTTGTCAGCATGCTGTTGGTGAACTACCACCTACTCTGGCTTTAGTGGGTTCTGCCAGCAACAGCCTGGGTTTCTGGCACTGAAAAGGAGCTGGGACCATCTGCTTCTGTCTTTGCAGATCTGTTTGGGAGCTGACATTACCACCTTGATACAGCAGACTCCTGCCAAAACCTTGATGAGGAAAGGGGAACGGGGTCAGTCAGTGACAGTCACTACTGTCCTGATGGATTTTGCTTGTGCTGCAGCTtagaaagcaaaggggaaaattGCCTTGTTTCCTTCCTGTGTCTGCAGTGTGTGTCTCTTGATTGTCAGGGGTCTTTGCAATGAAGCAGAATGCCTTATGGCCTTCAGGAACCTTCCCTGCCCCTGTTATTGCTTCCCTCGTAGGGCCAAGGGGACTCATGCACCCTGGTGTGTCCGTCCCTCTTAGATCAGTCGCTCACATCACACAAGTCGGTGAGGCAGAGGCACTTTTTGTGCAGAGGGACAGGTGGGaggctttttctcctcttggtGTCTACCCACAGTTGGGGGTGATGATGGTCAACGGGTGACTTCCAGGGGTGATTGTAGAGAAAAGAGTTGAGGAACTAACTTCTGTTCCTTCTGACATCTGCCTGTACTGCTGTTCTTACAGACCTCTAGGTGTGGAGCCTGAACCACCCACGTGATTGGTACTAGCACTTTGCTGCACTTACCAGACTTCTTTTTTCTAACGAGTGACCTaaatttctccttctctgtggTGTAAGCTCATTACCATTATCCCACTTACCATGGCAACAGAGAACAGattattccttttctcttttccaaaggctTTTTATGTATGTGAAAacttcctctcccccctccaCATCCTTCACCAGCTCAGATTAAGCGACCCTATTTCCTTCAGCCTCTCGGGGTAGGCTGTTTGCCAGCCCTTGCTTTCCTCTGGCCTCCTGGCAGTTGCTTTCTGTCTCCTCAGCAGAGCAGTCCCCAGGCTGGGGTGTACTTAGTCCAGCTGAGGTTTTATCAGCATGGCTGAACTGTGAGATTTGTTATCTGTCAGGCTGTGCTCCAGCATGTGTATCCCACTGTTGTGTCTGCAGGGGCGTATCATTaactcctttctccttccccagtcCTCCTCTGAGGTCTGACCCTGCACTGCTGAGggctctcctggctgcaggagtGAGGGAAGGCCTGCCCCCCCCTTGCCCAGGAGCCCGTGTTCATGGAGGGTAGGGGGAAAATGTGAAGCATTTGTTGAGCTGGACATCTACCTGCTCCCTTGGCACACGTGTGAGGGTTTCTGGGCCGCTGCTGTGCCTCCAGCCTGGCCCAGCCCCCCCGGCCTAGGAGGGAAGCGTCCATGTGCCTCCCATACCCCACCTCACACAGACAGGGCCTCACTTGGGGAGAAATCACCTTTAATGCTGATATCCCCGTTGCAGTCAGCCTCTACAAAAACTACGGCCTGGCCTGTGCCCCCCTGGGGGCTCGACCCGAGCCTCCCTCGCCCGGGAGGACGGGTGAGCGCGGTGTGGAGCGGCCGTCCCCCCCCGGGGAGGGCTGTGGCGATGGTCAGCATGTGCTGCGATGTGCGTGGCGCCGGGCACGGCACAAACGTGTCCTGGGGCCCTGAGCTGCACGTGGCACCCCCCCAAAAGCATCTTCTCCTGATGGTGGAGACCACGTCTGTGCAGCGCCCGGCACCGAGGGGCTCTGGGCCTcgcggggatggggatgggcaATGATGCTGAGGGCAGTTCGGGTCGGGCCGCCCCTCCCTGCGCTGCGGCAGGGAACgcttctccccttttccttccttcaccTCTTCCTCGAGACCAGATGCtaccaggcagcagctgggcgagggccctggggctgctgtgaGCTGGTCCCTGCCGCCTGGGTGGTTTGGCCCCCCCGGGGGCTCATCCTTTCTCGCCTGGGGATGGGGCCTGCATGGGTCCTGCAGGGAGGGGCGGCGCGGGCAGGCGGGTGGGCAGCGAGCGAGTGCAGACCTGCTGCTGTTGGACGTGAGCCTCGCGGCGGGAGACCCCCATGCTGCAGACCTGGAAGACACATgcacagcctgccctgctgctaCTCAGCCCTGCCGCACCCCAACCGAGCTCTGCGGCACGGGTGCAGACACACATTCCTATCTGTGAAAATACACGAGTCGGGGTCTCACTCTCTCCCCaacctctgctccttccctgagGGTGACTGGACTCTGTTGCTGCATCTCCAGCCCCCAGCTACGCGTGCCTGCGTGGGACTGCCGTTACCCATGTCTGCTCTGGGTGGGTCTTTCTGCAGCCCTCCAAACCACGTTGcttcaacaacagaaaacttGATTTTCTCGCTACTGAAACCAAGCACCCTCCCCCTTGCTGGGGAGGAATACCGCAGGAAGGGGCAGGCTCCTACCTCTGGTCCACGTGGGCCTCCAGCACCGTGCTCCGGCCACGCTGCTGCTCAGGTGATGAGCAGGACGAGGTTGGAGCTTTCCTCCGGCGCCTTCTCACCTTCTGGCGACTGGTGCTGCCTGCGCCCACCTGCAGCAGCGGCACCGagggggctggggtgggggggccccggggcagggggcgaGGGTGCTCAGGGCCGGGGGTGCAGGGGTTCGGGTGGGGGCGAGCCCTACGCGCTTCAGACCTGGGCAGAAGGGCGCTGAGCACCCCGGGCGCTCCCTCCCCGGTCGGTCACTCACTCAGCGATCTCAGCAGCCTCTTGCCCAGGGTCTCCTCgttgctgctgggagaggagccggtcccagcctccctgcccgGGGACTCTGCCTCCAGCCCGGTACCGCAGCACTCCCTGTCTGCAagagcccagcctggctgcagcaccccGGGGCAGCACAAGGCCTCGCCGCCCCCAGGCTCTGCCCCTGAACGGACTCACCCTGCCGCTTGCTGTTGTCCTTGTGCtcaggcagctcctcctggaTGAAGGGGATGGCCTCCATGCGCAGGCACACGGACTCGCTGGGACTGCGCGGCCCCTCGGGCCGGCTGCCTGCGGGGACACGGGGCCGGTGAGGCTGCGGGGTGGCACggtggcagggatgggggcaCAAGTGCACATGGCAGGCAAGGGGTGCCCGCAGGGTGACTCACACATGATGCTGTTCCTCTCGTTCAGGAGGGCAGTAGTGTCCTCCTTCGGTGTCTGCGGGGTGCCCCGAGCAGTCGAAGCCTTGGTTGAGTCCCTGTCGAAGGCCTCCATGTCGGGGGACTGGGGCGAGCTGTCCATGCGGCTGGCCACCAGCGCGTTCTGGTACTGCTGCCGGGTGACCTGGGCACACAGAGGCATGCTCACACAGCTCAGCTGGCTCTGCGGGCACCAAGATGCTCCCAGGAACGCAGGAAGAgacagcccagcccagcccagcccagccgtACCTTGACAAACTGGACGTCACAGAGGATGTGCACAGAGTAGTCAGGAGTGTAGAtgttattgctgctgctgtagagCTGCGTGGTGCTGCCCCCATAGTCGTTGTGCTCCCGGTTCGGGGACTCGGAGCGGTTGAGCCCACTGCACCGTGAGGGTGACCGGTTCACTGGGgagggccggggccgggtggggaggcagagagaggggcgagaaagaaggagaagaaatcaCGTTGTGCTGCCTTGTGGGCTtctggtgctggagcagggccaggggATCCCTGTCACCTCCAGAGGCAGTGCCCTGTGCACACCAGGGCCCTTTGGCTCATCCCTCCCTGGAGGAAGCCCTCATGGGGGTCCTCTCTGTCCTCTGCGCACCAGGGCGCTGTGCTCCTGGGGCCACCCTGccggcaggcaggcaggcaggcacgTGTCCCCGGTGCAGGGTGTCCTACCCGacgggagcagggctgcagaggccAGCTGGCCCATCACTCACATTGACCGACGGCCTCTGACACGCAGCGTGATGGATTTTGTCTGGCCGGTGATTTATTAGGGAACAAAGGCAGCTTGTTCCTTGGATGGGCAATGTCACCATTTTGCTGACTGTGCTGCTGGAACGCCCTTCTATTACCTGGCTTCCCGGAAAGCAAGCCGAGCAGGGCAGCGTGCACGCAGAGCTGTGGGTAACCGCggtcagcagcagcaagcagccagaAAACTCAGCACAAGCAGCACGTGCAGGAATTTAAACTTATGGAAACTGCCCAGCAAAAAAAGCCCAAGCCACCTATGGCTCCCAGTTGTCCCCATCCCTTTCTTCATGGGCATAGGGGGGTGAGGCACCCATGCAGCTCCCTGTGCCTCTGGGCTGCCTGGTGTGGGGTGCTGCGGGGGCACCCGGAGCTGGGGAGGGCCTGGCACATGCAGGGACCCCTTCCCTGAGCCATGCACCGTTACCTGGTGAGCCAGCCAGGGAGTCCCCTCTGCTGAAGGCGAAGGTACGGGACACCGAGACAGGCACTGCAAgaggggggtgggaggaaggacGGGGCAGGCAAGGCAAGAGGAGGTGGTAAGGAGAGGGACAGaccaagaggaaaaatgaggaTGAGAATCGTGTGCCAGTAGCCCCAGGCTGGGCTCCCCTCACTCCCTCAGCTCCCACCCCCTGGGGCTGTTCTGGGGGGAGGCACTCGCCAGCCCTGGGAACAGGGACTCCAGGAGGGACACAGACCCCAGTGCTGTGAACAAGCACCTGGGCCATGCAACAGTGATGCAGGGCTCCCAGGCTGGGAAGCGTGGACAGACTGACACACAGCGTCAGCAACACACTCCCGATAGCTGATCTTGCTCCCACTGCTGGCAGTGTTCACCCAGAAACCAGAGGCAGAGCCCAGACTGCTGGCTCTCAGCcttcttctccagctgctgtcacACTGTCACCCCTCCCTGCTGGCTCTCCTGCCTGGGGCACTCTGCCTGCCCTCCACGGGGCTGCAATGCTCTGGTAACCATCTGCTGAatgtttttcagctgctttcaaGCTAAACTCCCCAGAAAGCttgccctgcagcctcctcctccctgctcctcccccAGTAACTCCTGGCAGTGTCCTCCCCTGGTCCGAGACCGTCTGCAAATAAATGTCCAAGCAGTGGCAGCGGCACCAGGAGCTGACAGAGCAACCTCGGCCAGCAGAGAGCAAAGGTCGGGGTGATAACACCGGCACTTGGCGCTGTACTCGGTTCCCGACCTTCCCGTGCTGCGCCCCTGCTCCGGGCCAGCTCTCGCCTCACACCTGCCCCAGCCGCTGACACCAAAGATAGCCAGGCAATAAAAAAGTTACATAACCAGGGTTAATTAATAACAAGTGGTTAAATGCTGAAGGGTTCATGTCCGCATTCCCCGCTGTGACCCGCTACTCACGCTCGTTTCTTCAGGGTTTGGTGTGAGCCCTGCACAGCTGTGCCTCTGCCCCTGCCGCTCCCTGTGCCTCAACAACATCCCTCCCTGCACCTCCCATCAGTCCGAATTCAGCGGGTTCTGACCCCGCAGCAGagccagagctgctgttttGGGTTGTGAGCCCACCGTCCCCCCAGCCGGAGAGGTGTGAGAGCCCCAGCCTCTCCCAAATACCTACGCAGGAAGGAGGACCCAGCCAGGCTGCTCACTTTCCGCACGTCACTATCTGAAATGACAGTTGAGGACACATGAGTCACAGAGGAAGGGTCCTGGGTGCCATCCCGCCCCACAGCCACGTCCAGCCCCTTCTCCCACCCACGGAAGcgagggcagggctggagggggccCGCAGAGCCCTTACCCGAGGAGACGATGGCCATGATGGCGGGGATGCCATAGTAGGTGAACGCCCCGTTCTCAAACCGCAGCCCTTCCTTGCCAACCTCCACCTCCACTTTCCcctggaaggaggagggaaaccCGCTCAGATGGGGCCCCCCACACCCCTGCCCACTGACCCGCTGCAGGGGTCCCTGCCACCCTACAAGAAGACAGGAATTTCTGTATCCTTTACAAACCCCAGAGCCAcccctgctgcagaagcagccaggAGCAAGACAAGACGGGCCACCCCGTGCCACCCCATGCCACCACGCAGCAGGGGGCTCCCCGgcccctctgcccctgcacCTGCAAGATGAGAACGAAGTAGTCGACAGGGCGGTTGCGCTGGTAGAGGTAATGCTCGGCCGCCTTTTTGTTCTTCCGGTCGTACTTGAGCTCCTGGATGACGTTGGGGTGCTTGAGGAGCCGCAGCAGGATCTTCTCGGAGAGGTAGGGGGACTTGAAGGGCTCCACTTCTACAGGGGAGGCACCACAGGCTGGCTCAGCGGGGCCAGGGCTGTTGGGGGGAACGTGGGGT
It includes:
- the GOT1 gene encoding aspartate aminotransferase, cytoplasmic — encoded protein: MAAAASIFAAVPRAPPVAVFKLTADFREDADSRKVNLGVGAYRTDEGLPWVLPVVRKVEQLIAGDGKLNHEYLPILGLPEFRANASRIALGDDSPAIKENRIGSVQSLGGTGALRIGAEFLRRWYNGTNNTATPVYVSSPTWENHNSVFLDAGFKDIRTYRYWDAAKRGLDLQGLLDDMEKAPEFSIFILHACAHNPTGTDPTPDQWKQIAAVMKRRFLFPFFDSAYQGFASGSLDKDAWAVRYFVSEGFELFCAQSFSKNFGLYNERVGNLTVVGKDADNVQRVLSQMEKIVRTTWSNPPSQGARIVATTLTSPQLFAEWKENVKTMADRVLLMRSELRSRLESLGTPGTWNHITDQIGMFSFTGLNPKQVEYMIKEKHIYLMASGRINMCGLTTKNLDYVAKSIHEAVTKIQ